Proteins encoded in a region of the Flavobacterium sp. MDT1-60 genome:
- a CDS encoding TonB-dependent receptor plug domain-containing protein, which translates to MRIFTILILFFGFNQLMYSQVQKNTININYSNISRIDVLKKIEASTNYKFYFQDDWLDNTVLISGDYSNKTIEELLSKVLEDTDLNFFISKNKIILTKNSIIYSKLPSNGTKDSNTPIFFQQYDSVKKNKLEAASPIALIGKESLDSDVELYTLSGHITDLKDGKPLADITVKAKNTPISTITNTEGFYSLKLPTGLSTIEIESIFHNSTSRKIMIYSNGTLDFSIIEKINQLDEVLVKGKDSQNIRTAITGVTTIEAEGIKNIPLVLGERDIFKVALTIPGIKTAGEGSSGFNVRGGKEDQNLILLDNATIYNPTHLFGFFSSVNPYTINKVDIYKGGIPPEFGGRLSSVFDIASKNGNAEKISGEGGIGPVTSNLTLSIPVVKDKASLLIGGRATYSDWILKQLDDENLKNSQASFYDLFAKYNHKINKNNSVEGTGYYSKDAYSITPDSIYKYSNSLVSLKWKHAFNEKNSGELNFTNSGYNFSINYESTNPESFIFKYKINETQANLKFNSELGANHKFTYGVTSKLYKVNPGELSPNGSSSIVTPTKVDDEKGLESAVFFSDKFQITEKLLLDIGARYSLYAALGPSTQKIYQEGVPMTPSTVIEEKTYTNNQVINTSGGFEPRIGLRYIFDESLFVKAGFDKNFQYIHLLTNNTTQSPTDTWKLSDLNVKPESGLQYSLGIFKKLDYKDIELSLEGYYKTSKNILDYKVGANILLNQDLETELLQGDGKAYGVEFLLKKPNGRLNGWIGYTYSRTFIKLDSQFNDEKVNNGEYFPTNFDKPHDFSIVMNYKFTHRYSFSSNFVYQTGRPVTYPIGKYFYQGAEYTMYSDRNKYRIPDYYRLDIGLNIEGNHKIKKLAHSFWNISIYNVLGRNNPYSIFFVTKDGQIKAYQTSIFAVPIPTITYNFKF; encoded by the coding sequence ATGAGAATATTTACGATCCTTATATTATTTTTCGGTTTTAATCAATTAATGTATTCACAAGTTCAAAAAAACACGATCAACATTAATTACAGCAACATCAGCAGGATTGATGTTTTAAAAAAAATTGAAGCTTCTACTAATTATAAATTTTATTTTCAGGACGACTGGCTCGATAATACTGTTTTAATTTCAGGCGATTATTCAAATAAGACTATTGAAGAATTATTATCAAAAGTTTTAGAAGACACTGACCTAAATTTTTTTATTAGTAAAAATAAAATCATACTAACCAAAAACAGTATTATTTACAGCAAATTACCAAGTAACGGAACCAAAGATTCTAATACCCCAATCTTTTTCCAACAATATGATTCCGTTAAAAAAAATAAATTGGAGGCAGCATCACCAATTGCATTAATTGGTAAAGAGTCATTAGATTCAGATGTTGAACTTTATACACTTTCTGGTCACATTACTGATTTAAAAGATGGCAAACCTCTTGCGGACATAACGGTAAAAGCAAAAAATACTCCAATATCAACTATTACAAATACTGAAGGATTTTACAGTTTAAAACTTCCTACCGGTCTGAGTACAATAGAAATCGAGTCGATATTTCACAATAGTACTTCTCGAAAAATCATGATTTATAGTAACGGTACTTTGGATTTTTCTATCATCGAAAAAATAAATCAATTAGATGAAGTATTAGTAAAAGGGAAAGACAGCCAAAACATCAGAACAGCGATTACAGGTGTTACAACTATCGAAGCTGAAGGAATTAAAAATATCCCTTTAGTGCTGGGAGAGCGAGATATTTTTAAGGTTGCCTTAACCATTCCCGGGATAAAAACTGCCGGTGAAGGTTCATCTGGATTTAATGTCCGAGGAGGAAAAGAAGATCAGAACCTGATATTATTGGACAACGCAACCATTTATAACCCTACGCACCTTTTTGGATTTTTCTCTTCTGTTAATCCTTATACAATAAACAAAGTTGACATTTATAAAGGTGGAATACCTCCAGAATTCGGAGGTAGATTATCATCTGTTTTTGATATTGCTTCTAAAAATGGAAATGCCGAAAAAATATCAGGAGAAGGGGGTATTGGGCCAGTAACAAGTAATCTTACTCTTTCAATTCCCGTTGTAAAAGACAAAGCCAGTTTATTAATCGGTGGAAGAGCAACTTACTCAGATTGGATTTTAAAGCAATTAGATGATGAAAACCTAAAAAACAGCCAGGCTTCTTTTTATGATTTATTTGCAAAATACAATCACAAAATAAACAAAAATAATTCAGTAGAAGGAACCGGATATTACAGTAAAGATGCGTACAGTATAACTCCTGATTCTATCTATAAATACAGCAACAGTCTTGTTTCTTTAAAATGGAAACATGCTTTTAATGAAAAAAACAGCGGCGAACTAAACTTTACAAATAGTGGCTATAATTTCAGTATCAATTATGAATCTACTAATCCGGAATCCTTTATTTTCAAATATAAAATAAATGAAACTCAGGCAAATTTAAAATTCAATAGTGAATTAGGCGCTAATCACAAATTCACTTATGGAGTAACGAGTAAATTATACAAAGTTAATCCGGGAGAATTAAGTCCAAACGGATCTTCTTCAATTGTGACTCCGACAAAAGTAGATGATGAAAAAGGATTGGAATCGGCTGTGTTTTTCTCTGATAAATTTCAAATCACCGAAAAATTATTATTGGATATTGGAGCCCGATATTCTCTTTATGCAGCTTTAGGACCATCTACGCAAAAAATTTACCAAGAAGGCGTTCCGATGACTCCTTCAACTGTAATCGAGGAAAAAACATACACTAATAATCAGGTAATAAACACTTCTGGCGGATTTGAGCCAAGAATAGGTTTGAGATATATCTTTGATGAAAGCTTATTTGTAAAAGCTGGTTTCGATAAAAATTTCCAATATATTCACCTACTAACAAATAATACTACTCAATCTCCAACGGATACCTGGAAATTATCTGATTTGAATGTTAAACCAGAAAGTGGATTACAATATTCTTTAGGCATTTTCAAAAAATTGGATTACAAAGATATCGAGCTTAGTCTTGAAGGTTATTATAAAACATCAAAAAACATATTAGATTACAAAGTAGGCGCCAATATTCTTTTAAACCAAGATCTAGAAACCGAATTATTGCAAGGAGATGGAAAAGCCTACGGAGTCGAATTTTTATTAAAAAAACCTAACGGAAGACTTAACGGATGGATTGGATACACTTATTCTAGAACTTTTATAAAATTAGACAGTCAATTTAATGATGAAAAAGTAAATAATGGTGAATATTTTCCAACTAATTTTGATAAACCACATGACTTTAGCATTGTAATGAATTATAAATTCACACATCGCTATAGTTTTTCTTCTAATTTTGTATATCAAACCGGAAGACCAGTTACCTACCCAATTGGTAAATATTTTTATCAGGGTGCCGAATATACAATGTATAGTGACCGAAATAAATACCGAATACCTGATTATTACAGACTTGACATAGGACTTAACATTGAAGGAAATCATAAAATAAAAAAATTAGCGCATAGTTTCTGGAATATTTCGATCTACAATGTATTGGGAAGAAATAATCCTTACTCCATCTTTTTTGTAACAAAAGATGGACAAATTAAAGCCTATCAGACCTCTATTTTTGCAGTTCCGATACCAACTATTACTTATAATTTTAAATTTTAA
- a CDS encoding TonB-dependent receptor domain-containing protein: MRKIILALFLLAFHALSFSQEKTKNISIEFNNTDLKSALENIEKITDYKFYFDQNWLKTETIIINKTYENTSIEYILTNLFEKTDLNYFISDKEIILTKNSIIYDSLPDDYFESSTTAQPNKTEAIVLAKPIFQQQYDTLKHDNINSGITYVGKEKKGGESKFYTLSGFIKNKKTGKTVSNVSIKVLDQNISTVTNSEGYYTLQVPFGLNYIEVESINHRKDTETLMVYDNGQLDITLYESINELDEVIIKQNADKNVKNVIAGVSSIDVEGIKNIPLVLGERDIFRVATTLPGIKTTGEGSAGFNVRGGKDDQNLILLDNAVLYNTSHFLGFFSAVNPYTTSKVDIYKGSIPARFGGRLSSVFDIASKNGNPEKFSGEGGIGSVTSNLTIGTPIVKNKSSLLVGVRTTYSEWILKSLDDESLKNSQAAFFDGIIKYNHKINTNNNIESTLYYSKDRFSISSDSVYKYSNALVSLKWNHAFSGKSKTDLIFTNSNYKFNIDYNNGTPNSFNYGYKLNETQIIANANYSLNSKHAFNYGISSKLYNVDPGYLNPKDPKSTIIPINIEDEKALESALYFSDSYTLNEKILISLGLRYSTYSALGESTQRIYESNAPINDNTVIETQHYKKNEVIKTYGGFEPRIAARYLFTDDFSVKASYDKTFQYIHLLTNNTTQSPTDSWKLSDLNIAPQEAQQYSLGFYKNLDNDNIELSLEGYYKKSNNLLDYKVGSELLLNENTETQLLQGEGKAYGVEFLLKKNAGKLNGWLGYTYSRTFIRINTEFIDEKVNNGHYFPTNFDKPHEVSAVLNYKFTKRYSLSGNFVYQSGRPITYPIGSYVYNGMEYTLYSDRNKFRIPDYYRLDLGFNIEGNHKIKKLSHSFWNISVYNVLGRNNPYSIFFITTDGQIKAYKTSIFSVPIPTITYNVKF; this comes from the coding sequence ATGAGAAAAATTATATTAGCACTATTTCTATTAGCTTTTCATGCATTATCTTTTAGTCAGGAAAAAACAAAAAATATCTCTATTGAATTTAATAATACCGATTTAAAATCAGCATTAGAAAATATCGAAAAAATTACTGATTATAAATTTTACTTTGATCAAAATTGGCTTAAAACCGAAACTATTATCATCAATAAAACATACGAGAATACTTCAATTGAATATATATTAACTAATCTTTTTGAGAAAACCGATCTAAATTATTTTATATCTGACAAAGAAATAATCCTGACAAAAAACAGCATTATTTACGATTCGCTGCCTGATGATTATTTTGAATCTTCAACCACTGCTCAGCCAAATAAAACTGAAGCTATAGTTTTAGCAAAACCTATATTTCAGCAACAATATGATACCTTAAAACACGACAATATTAATTCGGGCATTACCTATGTTGGAAAAGAAAAAAAAGGTGGAGAGTCAAAATTCTATACACTTTCAGGGTTTATAAAAAATAAAAAAACAGGAAAAACAGTTTCTAACGTAAGCATTAAAGTACTTGATCAAAACATAAGTACAGTTACTAATAGTGAAGGATATTATACCCTTCAGGTACCATTTGGTCTTAACTACATTGAAGTTGAATCAATCAATCATAGAAAAGATACAGAGACTTTAATGGTTTATGATAATGGTCAATTAGACATTACCTTATATGAAAGTATAAATGAATTAGACGAGGTCATTATAAAGCAGAATGCAGACAAAAATGTAAAAAATGTTATTGCAGGAGTTTCCAGCATTGATGTTGAAGGAATAAAAAACATCCCTCTGGTTCTTGGTGAAAGAGATATTTTTAGAGTTGCTACAACTCTACCGGGAATAAAAACTACAGGAGAAGGTTCTGCGGGATTTAATGTTAGAGGAGGAAAAGACGATCAAAATTTAATCCTCTTAGATAATGCAGTTTTATATAATACGTCTCACTTTTTAGGTTTTTTCTCGGCCGTTAATCCCTATACGACCAGCAAAGTAGACATATATAAAGGTAGTATTCCTGCGAGATTCGGAGGAAGATTATCATCTGTTTTTGACATTGCTTCTAAAAATGGTAATCCCGAGAAATTTTCTGGCGAAGGTGGAATAGGCTCTGTTACCAGTAATCTTACGATAGGAACTCCGATAGTAAAAAACAAATCCAGCTTATTAGTTGGCGTAAGAACTACTTATTCTGAATGGATTTTAAAGAGTCTGGATGATGAATCTTTAAAAAATAGTCAGGCAGCATTTTTTGATGGAATTATAAAATACAACCACAAAATAAACACCAATAATAATATTGAATCTACACTATATTATAGTAAAGATCGCTTTAGTATTTCTTCTGATTCAGTTTATAAATATAGTAATGCATTGGTTTCATTAAAATGGAATCATGCATTCAGCGGCAAAAGCAAAACCGACTTAATATTTACCAATAGTAATTACAAATTTAATATTGACTATAATAATGGAACTCCAAATTCTTTTAATTATGGATACAAATTAAATGAAACTCAAATTATAGCCAATGCTAATTATTCACTTAATAGCAAACATGCCTTTAATTATGGTATTTCTAGTAAGCTTTACAATGTTGACCCGGGATATCTTAATCCTAAAGATCCTAAATCAACTATAATTCCAATAAATATAGAAGATGAAAAAGCCCTGGAATCTGCTCTTTATTTTTCAGACAGTTACACTCTTAATGAAAAAATATTAATTAGCTTAGGATTGCGTTACTCAACATATTCTGCACTTGGTGAATCAACACAAAGAATTTATGAGAGTAATGCCCCCATTAATGACAATACCGTTATTGAAACACAACATTATAAGAAAAATGAAGTCATTAAAACTTATGGCGGTTTTGAACCGAGAATAGCAGCACGCTATTTGTTTACCGATGATTTCTCCGTAAAGGCAAGTTATGATAAAACCTTTCAATACATACATTTACTAACAAATAATACGACTCAATCACCAACTGACTCGTGGAAGCTATCTGATTTAAATATTGCTCCACAAGAAGCACAACAATATTCATTGGGCTTTTATAAAAATCTTGATAATGATAATATCGAACTAAGTTTAGAAGGCTATTATAAAAAATCTAATAATTTATTAGACTATAAAGTCGGATCTGAATTATTACTGAATGAAAATACCGAAACTCAGCTTTTGCAAGGCGAAGGAAAAGCATATGGGGTTGAATTCTTACTGAAAAAAAATGCTGGAAAGCTTAATGGTTGGCTAGGATACACTTATTCACGAACTTTTATTAGAATAAATACCGAGTTTATTGATGAAAAAGTTAATAATGGACATTATTTCCCAACAAACTTCGACAAGCCGCATGAAGTAAGTGCTGTATTAAATTATAAATTCACTAAAAGATATAGTTTATCTGGTAATTTTGTATATCAATCAGGAAGACCAATTACCTATCCTATTGGAAGTTATGTTTATAATGGCATGGAATACACCTTATATAGTGATAGAAACAAATTTAGAATTCCTGATTATTACAGACTAGATCTTGGTTTTAATATTGAAGGCAATCATAAAATAAAAAAATTATCACATAGTTTCTGGAATATATCTGTCTATAATGTCTTAGGAAGAAATAATCCTTATTCTATCTTTTTTATTACAACAGATGGCCAGATAAAAGCTTATAAAACGTCTATATTTTCCGTGCCGATACCGACCATAACATATAATGTCAAATTTTAA
- a CDS encoding polyribonucleotide nucleotidyltransferase: MIPQLFVEKIDLGDGRSITIETGRLAKQADGSVVVRMGDTMILATAVSARSANPNVDFLPLTVDYREKFAAAGRFPGGFFKREARPSDSEVLTMRLVDRVLRPLFPDDYHAETQVMIQLMSHDGEVMPDALAGLAASAALAVSDIPFYNLISEVRVARIDGKFVINPSRTELEKSDIDMMIGASLDSVAMVEGEMKEISEAEMVEAIKFAHEAIKVQIQAQLRLQAAFGKKEIRTYEGEKENEEIYKKVKAAAYDKIYNIAKVGSAKHERSAAFAEVKEEVKALFTEEELAADGDLVSKYFYKTNKEAVRNVVLELGVRLDGRKTTDIRPIWCEVDYLPRVHGSSLFTRGETQALATVTLGTSREANQIDSPSEQGEEKFYLHYNFPPFSTGEAKPLRGTSRREVGHGNLAQRALKNMIPVDCPYTIRIVSEVLESNGSSSMATVCAGTMALMDAGVQMVKPVSGIAMGLITDGDKFAVLSDILGDEDHLGDMDFKVTGTADGITACQMDIKIDGLRYDIMEQALGQAREGRLHILGKLTETIAAPRADVKAHAPKIITRTIPGNFIGALIGPGGKVIQELQKATGTTIVINEVDEQGVIEILGTDPAGIEAVLAKIKSITFKPQMGEAYEVKVIKMLDFGAVVEYTAAPGNEVLLHVSELAWERTENVTDVVNMGDVFEVKYLGVDPKTKKEKVSRKALLQRPPREEKKE, translated from the coding sequence ATGATTCCACAATTATTTGTAGAAAAGATCGATTTAGGTGATGGCAGAAGCATCACAATCGAGACGGGTCGTTTAGCTAAACAAGCTGACGGTTCGGTAGTAGTAAGAATGGGCGACACGATGATACTTGCAACAGCTGTATCTGCACGTAGCGCTAACCCAAATGTTGATTTTTTACCATTAACGGTAGATTATCGCGAAAAATTTGCAGCAGCTGGACGTTTTCCAGGAGGTTTCTTTAAGAGAGAAGCACGCCCTAGTGATAGCGAAGTATTAACGATGAGATTAGTTGACCGTGTTTTACGTCCACTTTTTCCAGACGATTATCATGCTGAAACACAGGTTATGATTCAATTAATGTCTCATGACGGAGAAGTTATGCCAGATGCTTTAGCTGGTTTAGCTGCATCTGCAGCATTAGCTGTTTCAGATATTCCTTTTTATAACTTAATTTCAGAAGTACGTGTTGCACGTATCGACGGAAAATTTGTAATCAATCCAAGCAGAACAGAATTAGAAAAATCAGACATCGATATGATGATTGGAGCTTCTTTGGATTCTGTGGCAATGGTTGAAGGAGAGATGAAAGAAATTTCAGAAGCTGAAATGGTTGAAGCAATTAAATTTGCTCACGAAGCTATTAAAGTTCAAATTCAGGCACAATTGCGTTTGCAGGCTGCTTTTGGTAAAAAAGAAATTCGTACTTACGAAGGTGAGAAGGAAAACGAAGAAATTTACAAAAAAGTAAAAGCTGCAGCTTACGATAAAATTTATAATATCGCAAAAGTTGGATCGGCTAAACACGAAAGAAGCGCTGCATTTGCTGAAGTAAAAGAAGAAGTAAAAGCTTTATTTACAGAAGAAGAATTAGCTGCTGATGGAGATTTAGTTTCTAAATATTTCTACAAAACAAACAAAGAGGCTGTTCGTAATGTAGTATTAGAATTAGGAGTTCGTTTAGATGGTAGAAAAACAACAGACATCAGACCAATCTGGTGTGAAGTTGATTATTTACCAAGAGTTCACGGTTCTTCTTTATTTACACGTGGAGAAACTCAGGCTTTGGCAACAGTAACTTTAGGAACTTCCAGAGAAGCTAACCAAATTGATTCTCCATCTGAACAAGGTGAAGAGAAATTCTACTTACACTATAATTTCCCTCCTTTCTCAACTGGTGAAGCAAAACCTCTAAGAGGAACTTCAAGAAGAGAAGTTGGTCACGGTAACTTAGCTCAAAGAGCTTTAAAAAACATGATTCCTGTTGATTGTCCTTACACAATCCGTATTGTTTCTGAAGTTTTAGAATCTAACGGTTCTTCTTCTATGGCAACAGTTTGTGCTGGAACAATGGCTTTGATGGATGCTGGAGTTCAAATGGTAAAGCCAGTTTCTGGAATTGCTATGGGATTAATTACTGACGGTGATAAATTTGCTGTATTGTCTGATATTTTAGGTGATGAAGATCATTTAGGTGATATGGACTTTAAAGTAACCGGAACTGCTGATGGTATTACAGCTTGTCAAATGGACATTAAAATTGATGGTTTACGTTATGACATCATGGAGCAAGCTTTAGGGCAAGCACGTGAAGGACGTTTACACATTTTAGGAAAATTAACTGAGACTATTGCTGCGCCAAGAGCTGATGTAAAAGCGCATGCACCAAAAATCATTACCAGAACTATTCCTGGAAACTTTATTGGAGCATTAATTGGACCTGGTGGAAAAGTAATTCAGGAATTACAAAAAGCTACAGGAACAACTATTGTAATCAACGAAGTTGATGAGCAAGGTGTTATCGAAATCTTAGGTACAGATCCTGCTGGAATTGAAGCAGTATTGGCTAAAATTAAGTCAATCACTTTTAAACCACAAATGGGAGAAGCTTACGAAGTAAAAGTAATTAAAATGTTAGATTTTGGAGCTGTAGTTGAATATACTGCTGCACCAGGAAATGAAGTTTTATTACACGTATCTGAGTTAGCTTGGGAACGCACTGAAAATGTTACTGACGTAGTTAACATGGGTGATGTTTTTGAAGTAAAATACTTAGGTGTTGATCCTAAAACTAAAAAAGAAAAAGTGTCAAGAAAAGCACTTTTACAAAGACCTCCACGTGAGGAGAAAAAAGAGTAA
- a CDS encoding DUF4249 domain-containing protein, giving the protein MEFIIRPIRLLYKTFVLILFSFSISSCTEQYVFQTNSTFESILVVQANITNELKKQEIKITKSYRFEENGPTFEKGANVYVTDSDKNTFEFELEEFSGLYVSKNDFQAIPGKSYRLNIITKDGKSYSSAVQTLTEVNEIEVESKAATIDGNKGVQIMVSSFDPNGKSRFYRYEYEETYKVVSPYWNRNKLIVDSGSPNIEEPKYLIVPREGETRICYSTKKSDDLILLSTVGLSEDRINLPIRFIDIKNPVLNERYSIIVRQYIQNLESYTYYTTLKTLSTSSSLFSQVQPGFNYGNLKSDDNPDEKVIGYFEVSSVSSKRIFVDFRALFADDPYPPFAFDCTSAELLNCWDAKGCAGSTILALIKSPVPEKIFYGSRDNMEVIIFVPSPCGDCTKISSNIKPLFWID; this is encoded by the coding sequence ATGGAATTTATAATCAGACCTATCAGACTTTTATATAAAACATTTGTTTTAATACTTTTTTCTTTTTCTATTAGCAGCTGTACAGAGCAATATGTTTTTCAAACAAATTCTACGTTTGAAAGCATACTTGTAGTTCAGGCAAATATTACAAATGAATTAAAAAAACAGGAAATAAAAATTACGAAATCATATCGTTTTGAGGAAAATGGACCAACATTTGAAAAAGGAGCAAACGTTTATGTAACCGACAGTGATAAAAATACTTTTGAGTTTGAACTTGAGGAATTTTCAGGTCTTTATGTCTCAAAAAATGATTTTCAGGCAATTCCAGGAAAATCTTATCGCTTAAACATTATAACAAAAGATGGAAAATCATATTCCTCTGCAGTACAAACTTTAACCGAAGTTAATGAAATTGAGGTAGAGTCAAAAGCAGCAACTATTGATGGAAATAAAGGCGTACAAATAATGGTAAGTAGCTTTGATCCAAACGGAAAATCACGGTTTTACAGATACGAATATGAAGAAACATACAAAGTAGTATCTCCTTATTGGAATCGTAATAAACTTATAGTGGATTCAGGCAGTCCAAACATAGAGGAACCAAAATATCTTATTGTTCCAAGGGAAGGCGAAACCAGAATATGCTATTCGACAAAAAAATCAGATGATTTAATTCTATTGAGTACAGTGGGTTTGAGTGAAGACCGTATCAATCTCCCGATAAGATTTATAGATATCAAAAATCCCGTACTTAATGAGCGTTACAGTATTATTGTACGTCAATATATTCAAAACTTAGAATCGTATACGTATTATACCACTTTAAAGACCCTTTCTACTTCTTCAAGCCTTTTTTCTCAAGTTCAACCCGGATTTAATTACGGTAATTTAAAATCAGATGACAATCCTGATGAGAAGGTAATTGGTTATTTTGAAGTGTCTTCTGTTTCATCAAAAAGAATCTTTGTAGATTTTAGAGCTTTATTTGCAGATGATCCGTATCCGCCATTTGCTTTTGACTGTACATCAGCAGAATTACTAAACTGTTGGGACGCTAAAGGTTGTGCAGGCTCAACGATACTTGCCTTAATTAAATCACCTGTGCCTGAGAAAATATTTTATGGATCCCGAGATAATATGGAAGTAATTATATTTGTTCCCTCACCTTGTGGCGACTGCACCAAAATTTCATCTAACATTAAACCTTTATTTTGGATAGATTAA
- the rpsO gene encoding 30S ribosomal protein S15 → MYLTKEKKEEIFAQHGDATNTGSAEGQIALFTYRISHLTEHLKKNRHDYNTERSLVLLVGKRRALLDYLKKKEINRYREIIKVLNIRK, encoded by the coding sequence ATGTATTTAACTAAAGAAAAGAAAGAAGAGATTTTCGCACAACACGGTGATGCAACAAACACTGGAAGCGCAGAAGGTCAGATTGCATTGTTCACTTACAGAATTTCACACTTAACTGAGCACTTGAAAAAAAATCGTCACGATTACAACACTGAGCGTTCACTTGTACTATTAGTAGGTAAAAGAAGAGCTCTGTTGGATTACTTGAAAAAGAAAGAAATCAACAGATATCGTGAGATTATCAAAGTATTGAATATCAGAAAATAA
- a CDS encoding GAF domain-containing protein, giving the protein MTFQELQPKISAIVADNNNVRDEKLLAICQLLNENIEYYNWVGFYFANHENKTLHLGPYIGAETDHTVIPFGKGICGQVAESNTNFVVPDVAAQDNYIACSFTVKSEIVVPLFVNGVNIGQIDIDSHVIDPFTEADERFLEFVNQEVAKLF; this is encoded by the coding sequence ACAACCAAAAATAAGTGCTATTGTTGCTGACAACAATAACGTTAGAGACGAAAAATTATTGGCAATATGCCAGTTATTAAACGAAAATATAGAATACTATAACTGGGTTGGCTTTTATTTTGCGAATCACGAAAATAAAACCTTACATCTTGGTCCTTATATAGGTGCAGAAACAGACCATACTGTAATTCCTTTTGGAAAAGGTATTTGCGGACAAGTTGCTGAAAGTAATACTAATTTTGTGGTTCCTGATGTTGCTGCTCAGGACAATTATATTGCTTGTAGCTTTACAGTAAAATCAGAAATTGTGGTTCCATTGTTTGTTAATGGAGTAAACATTGGCCAGATTGATATTGACAGTCATGTTATCGATCCGTTTACTGAAGCTGATGAACGCTTTTTGGAGTTTGTAAATCAAGAGGTTGCGAAATTATTCTAA
- a CDS encoding DUF4249 domain-containing protein, with protein MKVLFRFLTILILSTTAGCTTPYDYQTNGFDDVITIEATITDQFKTQEIKLTRTYKLEEKVPTFETKAIVFVTDDKGNKYDFKENAGTYTSINQFQASPDRTYELHIRTQDGRSYISNAEKLPQQTQIESVNADAITKAGVLGVEITVNSTDPTNSSKYYRYEYEETSQIIAPKYYPEMLVANNGRVTFQPRNYEARICYTTEKSNTLLLTSTSHLSEDKVSNFPVRFISSKDKFIRNRYSILVKQYVQSLAAHTFSETLKEISATGSILSQTQPGFFYGNIQSETNPSEKVIGYFDVSSYSEKRIFFSFTELFPKEPKPQYQYECPSEIPESDFPQYFFNYCFSTNPNAGCQGNLIVEYIRTRIKVFFPNEGNLYLLYPIECGDCTSFSSNIKPSFWID; from the coding sequence ATGAAAGTCTTATTCAGATTTCTCACAATATTAATACTCTCAACAACCGCTGGGTGTACGACTCCATACGACTATCAAACTAACGGATTCGATGATGTTATTACAATTGAAGCTACTATAACTGATCAATTTAAAACTCAGGAAATAAAACTTACAAGAACTTACAAACTTGAAGAAAAAGTACCTACGTTCGAAACGAAAGCTATTGTTTTTGTAACTGATGACAAAGGGAATAAATACGATTTTAAAGAGAATGCAGGAACATACACTTCTATAAATCAGTTTCAGGCAAGTCCGGACAGAACTTATGAATTACATATTCGTACCCAAGATGGAAGATCATATATTTCAAATGCAGAAAAATTACCACAACAAACCCAAATCGAAAGTGTAAACGCTGATGCTATTACCAAAGCAGGAGTTCTTGGAGTAGAAATTACAGTAAACAGTACTGACCCCACTAATTCATCAAAATACTATAGATATGAATATGAAGAAACTTCTCAAATTATTGCTCCAAAATATTATCCGGAAATGTTGGTTGCAAATAACGGTAGGGTTACTTTTCAGCCAAGAAATTATGAAGCAAGAATTTGTTATACTACGGAGAAATCAAACACTTTGTTATTGACAAGCACGAGCCATTTATCAGAAGACAAAGTATCTAATTTTCCAGTTCGATTTATTTCTAGCAAAGACAAATTTATCAGAAACAGATATAGCATTTTAGTTAAGCAATACGTTCAAAGTCTGGCTGCGCATACTTTTTCTGAAACACTTAAAGAAATATCAGCCACCGGAAGTATTTTATCGCAAACGCAACCTGGCTTTTTTTACGGAAACATTCAATCAGAAACTAATCCATCTGAAAAAGTAATCGGTTACTTTGATGTTTCGTCTTATTCAGAAAAAAGAATTTTCTTCAGTTTTACGGAACTTTTCCCGAAAGAGCCTAAGCCGCAATATCAATACGAATGTCCTTCAGAGATACCAGAATCAGACTTTCCACAATACTTTTTCAATTATTGTTTTTCTACTAATCCAAATGCGGGTTGTCAGGGAAATTTAATTGTAGAATACATACGAACAAGAATCAAAGTCTTTTTCCCCAATGAAGGTAACCTTTATTTATTGTACCCTATTGAATGTGGAGATTGCACGTCATTTTCATCAAATATAAAACCATCATTTTGGATAGATTAA